The Nocardioides panzhihuensis genome has a segment encoding these proteins:
- the sufB gene encoding Fe-S cluster assembly protein SufB, whose translation MTSIEELNPELKGIGKYEFGWADSDVAGATAQRGLNDAIVRDISGKKSEPQWMLDMRLKGLKLFGRKPMPTWGSDLSEIDFDNIKYFVRSSEKQATSWEDLPEDIKNTYDRLGIPEAEKQRLVAGVAAQYESEVVYHSIREDLEEKGVLFLDTDTALKEHPELFQEYFGTVIPVGDNKFSALNTAVWSGGSFIYVPKGVHVDIPLQAYFRINTENMGQFERTLIIADEDSYVHYVEGCTAPIYQSDSLHSAVVEIIVKKNARVRYTTIQNWSNNVYNLVTKRAVCDEGATMEWVDGNIGSKVTMKYPAVYLMGEHSKGETLSIAFAGEGQHQDAGAKMVHAAPNTSSSILSKSVARGGGRTSYRGLVQINEGAHGSKSNVLCDALLVDQISRSDTYPYVDIREDDVSMGHEASVSKVSADQLFYLMSRGMAEDEAMAMIVRGFVEPIAKELPMEYALELNRLIELQMEGAVG comes from the coding sequence ATGACCTCCATCGAGGAGCTCAACCCTGAGCTGAAGGGCATTGGCAAGTACGAGTTCGGCTGGGCCGACTCGGACGTCGCCGGTGCTACGGCACAGCGCGGTCTCAACGACGCCATCGTCCGCGACATCTCCGGCAAGAAGTCCGAGCCGCAGTGGATGCTCGACATGCGCCTGAAGGGCCTCAAGCTCTTCGGCCGCAAGCCGATGCCCACGTGGGGCTCCGACCTCTCGGAGATCGACTTCGACAACATCAAGTACTTCGTGCGTTCGTCGGAGAAGCAGGCGACCTCGTGGGAGGACCTCCCCGAGGACATCAAGAACACCTACGACCGGCTCGGCATCCCCGAGGCGGAGAAGCAGCGCCTGGTCGCCGGTGTCGCCGCGCAGTACGAGTCCGAGGTCGTCTACCACTCGATCCGCGAGGACCTCGAGGAGAAGGGCGTGCTCTTCCTCGACACCGACACCGCGCTCAAGGAGCACCCGGAGCTCTTCCAGGAGTACTTCGGCACGGTGATCCCGGTCGGCGACAACAAGTTCTCCGCGCTGAACACCGCGGTGTGGTCGGGTGGCTCGTTCATCTACGTGCCCAAGGGCGTCCACGTCGACATCCCGCTGCAGGCCTACTTCCGGATCAACACCGAGAACATGGGCCAGTTCGAGCGCACCCTGATCATCGCCGACGAGGACTCCTACGTTCACTACGTCGAGGGCTGCACCGCGCCGATCTACCAGTCCGACTCGCTGCACTCCGCGGTCGTCGAGATCATCGTGAAGAAGAACGCCCGCGTTCGCTACACGACGATTCAGAACTGGTCGAACAACGTCTACAACCTCGTCACCAAGCGCGCCGTCTGCGACGAGGGCGCGACCATGGAGTGGGTCGACGGCAACATCGGCTCCAAGGTGACCATGAAGTACCCGGCCGTCTACCTGATGGGCGAGCACTCCAAGGGTGAGACGCTCTCCATCGCCTTCGCCGGCGAGGGTCAGCACCAGGACGCGGGCGCCAAGATGGTCCACGCCGCGCCGAACACCTCCTCCTCGATCCTGTCGAAGAGCGTTGCTCGCGGTGGCGGCCGGACCTCCTACCGGGGCCTGGTCCAGATCAACGAGGGCGCTCACGGCTCGAAGTCCAACGTCCTGTGCGACGCGCTCCTGGTCGACCAGATCTCCCGTTCGGACACCTACCCCTACGTCGACATCCGCGAGGACGACGTCTCGATGGGTCACGAGGCCTCGGTCTCGAAGGTCTCCGCCGACCAGCTGTTCTACCTGATGTCCCGCGGCATGGCCGAGGACGAGGCGATGGCGATGATCGTGCGCGGCTTCGTCGAGCCGATCGCCAAGGAGCTCCCGATGGAGTACGCCCTCGAGCTGAACCGCCTGATCGAACTGCAGATGGAAGGAGCGGTCGGCTGA
- a CDS encoding helix-turn-helix domain-containing protein, producing MKFDESTLQPAETNEESTRQRVARSLLVDGPQTAAALAKRLDLTPAAVRRHLDALAEEDAVEQREQRIASTRGRGRPAKLFALTDQGRDGFEKKYDDLAVEALRFLSEVAGEEAVREFAERRAAFIKQGLDRIAASETDLSPAEVLANVFTANGYAASVRELPLINGHDAGEQLCQQHCPVAHVAQEFPELCEAETEAIAKLLGTHVQRLATIAHGDGVCTTHIPPGSSGPGEVSKKKEQVTT from the coding sequence GTGAAATTCGACGAGAGCACTCTGCAGCCCGCAGAGACCAACGAGGAGAGCACCCGTCAGCGGGTCGCTCGCTCGCTGCTCGTCGACGGTCCGCAGACCGCTGCGGCGCTGGCGAAGCGGCTCGACCTGACGCCGGCCGCGGTCAGGCGCCACCTGGACGCCCTCGCCGAGGAGGACGCGGTGGAGCAGCGTGAGCAGCGCATCGCTTCCACGCGGGGGCGGGGCCGGCCGGCCAAGCTCTTCGCGCTCACCGACCAGGGTAGGGACGGCTTCGAGAAGAAGTACGACGACCTGGCGGTCGAGGCGCTGCGGTTCCTCTCCGAGGTGGCGGGCGAGGAGGCCGTGCGGGAATTCGCGGAGCGTCGCGCGGCGTTCATCAAGCAGGGACTGGATCGGATCGCCGCCAGCGAGACGGATCTCAGCCCCGCCGAGGTGCTCGCGAACGTGTTCACCGCCAACGGCTACGCCGCCTCCGTCAGGGAGCTGCCGCTGATCAACGGGCACGACGCCGGTGAGCAGCTGTGCCAGCAGCACTGTCCGGTGGCTCACGTCGCCCAGGAGTTCCCCGAGCTCTGCGAGGCGGAGACAGAGGCCATCGCGAAGCTGCTCGGCACCCACGTACAACGCTTGGCCACCATCGCCCACGGCGACGGTGTCTGCACGACGCACATCCCTCCTGGATCCTCCGGTCCCGGCGAAGTTTCGAAGAAGAAGGAGCAGGTCACGACATGA
- a CDS encoding Uma2 family endonuclease, whose translation MSSVEFEPSTVGMHRERMSYAEWQVLPEELRAEWANGWAVWPMSPPTYDHGRGQAKLAVLFDVAFPDLFVATESFLQLPGSRVRLPDVALVDHEPEGGTIVDPPVLVAEVISPSTQGHDYVTKSHEYATAGIGQYWILDPRQRRLEVFELVDGEWVSLLMLDDDTPGGTVTVGEYGSVEVDVRALMRRKTDVAE comes from the coding sequence ATGTCATCGGTCGAGTTCGAGCCGTCGACGGTCGGCATGCACCGGGAACGGATGTCGTACGCGGAATGGCAGGTGCTCCCCGAGGAGTTGCGGGCCGAGTGGGCCAACGGGTGGGCGGTGTGGCCGATGAGCCCGCCGACGTACGACCACGGCCGGGGCCAGGCGAAGCTGGCGGTGCTGTTCGACGTCGCGTTTCCCGACCTCTTTGTCGCCACGGAGTCGTTCCTGCAGCTTCCTGGAAGCCGCGTCCGATTGCCTGATGTGGCCCTGGTCGACCATGAGCCGGAGGGTGGCACCATCGTCGATCCTCCAGTGCTGGTGGCCGAGGTCATCTCGCCGAGCACACAGGGCCACGACTATGTGACCAAGTCGCACGAATATGCGACCGCCGGGATCGGGCAGTACTGGATCCTCGACCCACGGCAGCGTCGGCTGGAGGTCTTCGAACTGGTCGACGGTGAGTGGGTGTCGTTGCTCATGCTCGACGACGACACCCCTGGAGGCACCGTGACGGTAGGCGAATACGGATCGGTCGAGGTCGACGTACGGGCTCTGATGCGGCGAAAGACGGACGTCGCCGAGTGA
- a CDS encoding PQQ-binding-like beta-propeller repeat protein, whose product MKSQQAFLATVVVVSTLLVGCGETDGSGSVAEKWSRSGGPESEFPSAGSWTATDDLWIYANIDSSRIEAVRLADGKEAWHLPLEENVCEISPVNDAGLVAVRDHPSGMHGCDRVTVVDTADGDALWSATFKSIGGRSEGGGMVGLTEETVSATTECAVERWDATTGDPLEPLRARQGAGELGAFGCRVATTGPTALVPESDGISGFDVDTGKRLWTASGDRPHVGAVYAADPIVADVWIEGAQGIRTVDSRTGQMGKVVGRSVDAPAATPTLGLAEVVGDRIVGAYDDELSGSDAAADGAVRAWDLSSGTEEWSRASEAGDTFLGADEKGVYVGRDTRSGDGYRLIRRDLDDGSDDVLGAIGVGPATVTRVGDLLLVASADAASEDGETTAYVLPSPGS is encoded by the coding sequence ATGAAATCTCAGCAGGCGTTCCTGGCGACGGTCGTGGTGGTCAGCACGTTGCTCGTCGGTTGCGGCGAGACGGACGGGTCGGGTTCGGTGGCTGAGAAGTGGTCTCGATCAGGCGGTCCGGAGAGCGAGTTCCCGTCGGCGGGCTCCTGGACCGCAACCGATGACCTGTGGATCTACGCCAACATCGACTCCTCCCGGATCGAAGCCGTCCGTCTCGCCGACGGCAAGGAAGCCTGGCACCTGCCCCTCGAGGAGAACGTGTGCGAGATCTCGCCGGTGAACGACGCCGGGCTCGTCGCTGTGCGTGACCATCCCTCGGGCATGCACGGCTGTGACCGGGTCACGGTCGTCGACACCGCCGACGGAGACGCCTTGTGGTCGGCGACGTTCAAGTCGATCGGCGGACGATCCGAGGGTGGCGGCATGGTCGGGCTGACCGAGGAGACCGTGTCGGCCACGACCGAGTGCGCGGTCGAACGCTGGGACGCGACGACGGGCGACCCGCTGGAGCCGCTGCGGGCTCGTCAGGGCGCAGGCGAGCTGGGCGCGTTCGGATGTCGGGTGGCGACTACCGGTCCCACCGCTCTGGTTCCCGAATCGGACGGCATCAGCGGCTTCGACGTCGACACCGGCAAACGCCTGTGGACCGCCTCCGGCGACCGTCCGCACGTGGGTGCGGTCTATGCCGCCGATCCGATCGTCGCCGACGTCTGGATCGAGGGAGCCCAAGGCATTCGCACGGTCGACTCACGCACCGGTCAGATGGGGAAGGTCGTCGGCCGGTCCGTGGACGCTCCCGCCGCGACGCCGACCCTCGGGCTGGCCGAGGTCGTGGGAGACCGGATCGTCGGCGCCTACGACGATGAGCTGTCCGGATCAGACGCTGCCGCCGATGGCGCCGTTCGAGCGTGGGACCTGAGCTCGGGGACCGAAGAGTGGAGCCGGGCGAGCGAAGCCGGCGACACGTTCCTGGGAGCCGACGAGAAGGGCGTCTACGTCGGTCGTGACACCCGGTCCGGGGACGGCTATCGCCTGATCCGGCGTGATCTCGATGATGGCTCGGACGACGTCCTCGGCGCCATCGGGGTCGGTCCCGCGACGGTGACGAGGGTCGGTGACCTGCTACTGGTAGCCAGCGCCGACGCGGCGAGCGAGGACGGCGAGACGACGGCATACGTGCTGCCGTCGCCGGGGAGCTGA